The following are encoded in a window of Paraburkholderia hospita genomic DNA:
- a CDS encoding class II aldolase/adducin family protein, whose product MSSFAHTPAGRIAQSKLMSEAEQRTRVDLAAAYRLAALNGWDDLVYTHISASVPDEPGHFLINPFGLSFDEVCASNLVKIDIAGNIVGASEHPVNATGFALHAAVHAARADAFCVMHLHNTAGIAVSLQKDGLLPGSQHALRFHGYLAYHDYEGLAFTPAEGERLVADLADKPAMLLRNHGTLTTGRTVAEAYVLMATLIKACEIQLLAQTGGVALVLPSEAVAERTAEQLYDGGAVEGAIEWPALLRKLDRIDASYKG is encoded by the coding sequence ATGTCGTCGTTCGCTCATACGCCTGCGGGCCGCATTGCGCAGTCGAAGCTCATGTCGGAGGCGGAGCAGCGCACGCGCGTCGATCTCGCGGCCGCGTACCGGCTTGCGGCGCTCAACGGCTGGGACGATCTCGTCTACACGCATATTTCCGCGAGCGTGCCCGACGAGCCCGGTCATTTTCTGATCAATCCGTTCGGCCTCTCGTTCGATGAAGTGTGCGCGTCGAATCTGGTGAAGATCGATATCGCGGGCAACATCGTCGGTGCGAGCGAGCACCCGGTGAACGCGACGGGCTTTGCGTTGCACGCGGCTGTTCACGCGGCGCGCGCCGACGCGTTTTGCGTGATGCATCTGCACAATACGGCGGGCATTGCCGTGTCGCTGCAAAAGGATGGGCTCTTGCCGGGCTCGCAGCATGCGCTGCGTTTTCATGGCTATCTTGCGTATCACGATTACGAGGGCCTTGCGTTCACGCCGGCGGAGGGCGAGCGCCTCGTTGCGGATCTCGCCGACAAGCCGGCGATGCTATTGCGTAATCACGGTACGCTGACGACGGGCCGCACGGTTGCGGAAGCGTATGTGCTGATGGCGACGCTGATCAAGGCTTGCGAGATTCAATTGCTTGCGCAGACGGGCGGTGTTGCGCTGGTGTTGCCATCGGAGGCCGTGGCTGAGCGCACGGCTGAACAGCTTTACGATGGGGGCGCTGTTGAAGGTGCCATTGAATGGCCGGCGTTGTTGCGCAAGCTTGATCGCATCGATGCTTCGTATAAGGGTTGA
- a CDS encoding 4-oxalocrotonate tautomerase, whose translation MPTFHIELFEGRTVEQKRQFVEAITKATCESLNVEPNSVDIVLIDVKRENWATGGKLWSDVG comes from the coding sequence ATGCCTACTTTTCATATCGAGCTTTTTGAAGGTCGTACCGTTGAGCAGAAGCGCCAGTTCGTTGAGGCCATCACGAAGGCGACGTGCGAGTCGCTGAATGTCGAGCCGAATTCTGTTGATATTGTGCTTATTGATGTCAAGCGGGAGAACTGGGCTACGGGTGGGAAGCTTTGGTCTGATGTTGGGTAA
- a CDS encoding cytochrome ubiquinol oxidase subunit I: MTTAISAFDLARMQFAFTVSFHIIFPALSIGLASFIAVLEWRWLKTGKAYYKDLCLFWSKIFAVAFGMGVVSGVVMSYEFGTNWSGFSSFAGPVTGPLLMYEVMTAFFLEAGFLGIMLFGWQRVSPRAHFGATLMVAIGTLISTFWILASNSWMQTPQGFDIVDNHVVPVDWFKIIFNPSFPYRLAHMAIAAFIVTALVVAAVGAWHLLKGRRDNAVKKMFSMALWMLLVLAPVQAFVGDAHGLNTREHQPAKIAAIEGLWDTEKGGTALNLFGIPDMQAETTKYAVSIPHLGSLILTHSWDGEIRGLKSFPKEDRPNSTVVFWSFRVMAGLGVAMIAFALAAWALRRRGKLYDAKWFHRIAIAMGPTGFLSLLAGWVTTEVGRQPWVVYGVKRTIEAVSPLSAQQVGISLMAFVVIYFLVFGTGIYYMFKLMRSGPALPGHTPDGIPDAPRRGARRPLSTVDQMIDA; this comes from the coding sequence ATGACCACCGCAATCTCCGCCTTCGACCTGGCCCGCATGCAGTTCGCGTTCACGGTCTCGTTTCACATCATCTTTCCTGCGCTCAGCATCGGGCTCGCCAGCTTCATCGCCGTCCTCGAATGGCGCTGGCTCAAAACCGGTAAGGCCTACTACAAAGATCTTTGTCTGTTCTGGTCGAAGATCTTCGCCGTGGCCTTCGGCATGGGCGTCGTCTCCGGCGTCGTCATGAGCTACGAGTTCGGTACGAACTGGTCGGGCTTCTCGTCGTTCGCCGGCCCCGTCACTGGCCCGCTGCTGATGTACGAGGTGATGACCGCGTTCTTCCTCGAAGCAGGCTTTCTCGGCATCATGCTGTTCGGCTGGCAACGCGTCAGCCCGCGCGCGCACTTCGGCGCGACGCTGATGGTCGCGATCGGCACGTTGATCTCGACGTTCTGGATTCTCGCGTCCAATAGCTGGATGCAGACGCCGCAAGGCTTCGATATCGTCGATAACCACGTCGTCCCCGTCGACTGGTTCAAGATCATCTTCAATCCGTCGTTCCCCTACCGCCTCGCGCACATGGCGATCGCCGCCTTCATCGTCACGGCGCTCGTCGTCGCGGCCGTCGGTGCATGGCATCTGCTCAAGGGACGGCGCGACAACGCAGTCAAAAAGATGTTCTCGATGGCGCTGTGGATGCTGCTGGTCCTCGCGCCCGTTCAGGCCTTCGTCGGCGACGCGCATGGCCTGAACACGCGCGAACACCAGCCCGCGAAGATCGCGGCGATCGAAGGTCTGTGGGACACGGAGAAAGGCGGCACTGCGCTGAACCTGTTCGGCATCCCCGACATGCAGGCGGAAACCACGAAGTACGCCGTGTCGATTCCCCACCTCGGCAGCCTGATCCTCACGCATAGCTGGGACGGCGAAATCCGCGGGTTGAAGAGTTTCCCAAAAGAAGACCGCCCGAATTCGACCGTCGTGTTCTGGAGCTTCCGCGTGATGGCGGGCCTCGGCGTCGCGATGATCGCCTTCGCACTCGCCGCATGGGCGCTGCGCCGGCGCGGCAAGCTGTACGACGCGAAGTGGTTCCACCGCATCGCGATCGCGATGGGACCGACGGGCTTTCTGTCGCTGCTCGCCGGCTGGGTGACGACGGAAGTCGGGCGTCAGCCGTGGGTCGTGTACGGCGTCAAGCGCACCATCGAAGCCGTGTCGCCGCTCTCCGCGCAACAGGTCGGCATTTCGTTGATGGCGTTCGTCGTCATCTACTTTCTCGTGTTCGGCACGGGCATCTACTACATGTTCAAGCTGATGCGCTCCGGCCCAGCGTTGCCCGGCCACACACCGGATGGCATCCCCGACGCGCCCAGGCGCGGCGCGCGCCGCCCGCTATCCACCGTCGACCAGATGATCGACGCCTGA
- the cydB gene encoding cytochrome d ubiquinol oxidase subunit II: MDVTIVWAAIIALGLFIYVVLDGFDLGIGIVFPFFPDEKERDLMMNTVAPVWDGNETWLVLGGAGLFAAFPIVYSTVLSALYLPLVFMLVCLIFRGVSFEIRAKANRTKHLWDLAFIGGSTGAAFFQGIALGAFLQGIPVVGGSFAGDAFGWLTPFSLLTGLGLVVTYALLGCCWLVAKTEGDLQRRLHRVVWPLTIVLLGFIVVVSLWTPLQEPEIAQRWFDAGIFWRLLPVPFLVAICTFFMRRAVRDRHHNTPFMMALGLVLLGYVGLLVSLWPYAIPSSLTLWEAAAPRSSQMFTLVGAAIIIPIIIGYTTMGYWVFRGKVRHGDVHYH; this comes from the coding sequence ATGGATGTAACCATAGTCTGGGCCGCGATCATCGCACTGGGCCTATTCATATACGTCGTGCTGGACGGTTTCGATTTGGGCATCGGCATCGTGTTTCCGTTCTTCCCCGACGAAAAAGAACGCGACCTGATGATGAACACCGTCGCACCCGTCTGGGACGGCAACGAGACATGGCTCGTGCTCGGCGGCGCAGGCCTGTTCGCGGCGTTTCCCATCGTCTATTCGACAGTGCTTTCCGCGCTCTATCTGCCCCTCGTCTTCATGCTCGTGTGCCTGATTTTCCGCGGCGTGTCGTTCGAAATTCGCGCCAAGGCGAATCGCACGAAGCATCTTTGGGATCTGGCGTTCATCGGCGGCTCGACGGGCGCGGCATTCTTCCAGGGCATCGCGCTCGGCGCGTTTTTGCAAGGCATCCCGGTTGTCGGCGGCAGCTTCGCAGGCGATGCATTCGGCTGGCTCACGCCGTTCTCGCTGCTGACGGGTCTCGGCCTCGTCGTCACGTACGCGCTGCTCGGCTGCTGCTGGCTCGTCGCGAAGACAGAAGGCGATCTGCAACGACGTCTGCATCGCGTCGTGTGGCCGCTGACGATCGTGCTGCTCGGCTTCATCGTCGTCGTCAGCCTGTGGACGCCGCTGCAAGAACCCGAGATCGCGCAACGCTGGTTCGACGCCGGCATCTTCTGGCGCCTGCTGCCGGTGCCGTTCCTCGTCGCAATCTGCACGTTCTTCATGCGCCGCGCGGTGCGCGACCGGCATCACAACACGCCGTTCATGATGGCACTCGGTCTCGTGCTGCTCGGCTATGTCGGGTTGCTCGTGAGCCTGTGGCCGTACGCGATTCCGTCGAGCCTCACGCTCTGGGAAGCGGCCGCTCCGCGTTCGAGCCAGATGTTCACGCTGGTCGGCGCAGCCATCATCATCCCCATCATCATCGGCTATACGACGATGGGCTACTGGGTTTTCCGCGGCAAGGTGCGCCATGGCGACGTCCATTACCACTAA
- a CDS encoding response regulator transcription factor, with translation MKFLVADDHELIRQGVKGLLRGLDPDAVFDEADTWETLAAAARPDANHDLAIVDLHMPGMTGASSLHALLKANPALPVVVLSAEESPDEMRAVLAAGALGFVPKRQPASVMLKAIELVLSGGAYVPMEALSLLGSRSADTATATATAEAATASATAIAGQTTAAPPEAAPVRIEALQPHQQHLLENLSPRQQEIMRLVHRGWTNKMIARDLGVAEGTIKVHLSVIFRALGVHNRATAIAVINGWLEAGKTL, from the coding sequence ATGAAGTTTCTTGTAGCCGACGATCATGAACTGATCCGCCAGGGCGTCAAGGGTCTGCTACGCGGACTCGATCCCGACGCCGTATTCGACGAAGCCGACACCTGGGAAACGCTGGCCGCCGCCGCAAGGCCCGACGCCAACCACGATCTCGCCATCGTCGATCTTCACATGCCAGGCATGACAGGTGCCTCTTCATTGCACGCCCTGCTGAAAGCCAATCCGGCGCTGCCCGTGGTCGTGCTGTCGGCGGAGGAATCGCCGGATGAGATGCGCGCCGTGCTCGCGGCGGGCGCGCTCGGTTTCGTGCCGAAGCGCCAGCCGGCCAGCGTGATGCTCAAGGCAATCGAGCTGGTGCTGTCGGGCGGCGCGTATGTGCCGATGGAAGCGCTCAGCCTGCTCGGCTCACGCAGCGCGGATACAGCGACTGCGACCGCCACGGCGGAAGCCGCTACGGCGAGCGCAACAGCCATCGCCGGGCAGACGACGGCCGCGCCGCCAGAAGCGGCACCCGTTCGCATCGAGGCGTTGCAGCCGCATCAGCAGCATCTGCTGGAGAACCTGTCGCCGCGTCAGCAGGAAATCATGCGGCTCGTGCATCGCGGCTGGACCAACAAGATGATCGCGCGCGATCTCGGCGTCGCCGAAGGCACGATCAAGGTCCATCTTTCGGTGATCTTCCGCGCGCTCGGCGTGCACAACCGCGCGACCGCCATTGCCGTGATCAACGGCTGGCTCGAAGCGGGAAAGACGCTTTGA
- a CDS encoding ATP-binding response regulator: MRADPIQRAIDEDLVRVLYAQDPIAFFTHWFSIAVLVAIYWNNIPHPHLFAACFIFYGFANCASLALWMCNRRWAESVSPRTWINLHAARGALLYSAPGFAIWFAFQSPHTDLPILHTVMLVTLAAGVFMSNGFDVANFVTAIPFLLLPAIVLHFGTHTFDRTILAIVLAFFFCAINVYALSYRKLFQRVVQARVDQQALAESLAAQKLVAEEASLAKTRFFAAASHDLRQPLHAIGLLAASLNDTSATPVQHAKTANNIANNVEALNQLFNQVLDLARLESGVTQVIRLHFRLSELFDRVGNQYWPQAAAKGLALRIAPTDTVIHDDPVLLERILSNLLSNAVRYTESGAIWMGFRRAGRSEGGYIEVRDSGIGIPRAEQGRIFEEFYQVANPQRDARQGHGLGLPTVKRLVEMLGGQLQLRSAPGRGSVFRFPVQAGDPARIVAGLNDSVASGGAALGRHVLCIDDEPAILEGIQSLLGRWGCIVRGVPDERLALLAIDEGFMPDAVLCDYQLANHRTGAQALGAVRDALRKRGRERVVTLLITGDMASVELEALAMQGIPVLHKPVTPARLRRTLEMLWQQPGAVADKPGDRAESVTSEQPLTTRG; encoded by the coding sequence ATGCGGGCCGATCCCATCCAGCGCGCGATCGACGAAGACCTCGTGCGCGTGCTGTACGCGCAGGACCCGATTGCTTTCTTCACGCACTGGTTCTCGATTGCGGTGCTGGTGGCGATCTACTGGAATAACATCCCGCATCCGCATCTTTTCGCGGCCTGCTTCATCTTCTATGGCTTCGCCAACTGCGCGAGCCTCGCGCTGTGGATGTGCAACCGGCGCTGGGCCGAGTCCGTCTCGCCGCGCACGTGGATCAACCTGCACGCGGCACGCGGCGCGCTGCTCTACAGCGCCCCCGGCTTCGCGATCTGGTTCGCGTTCCAGAGCCCGCACACGGATCTCCCCATTCTGCACACGGTGATGCTCGTCACGCTGGCGGCGGGCGTGTTCATGTCGAACGGTTTCGACGTCGCCAACTTCGTGACGGCGATCCCGTTTCTGCTGCTGCCCGCCATCGTGCTGCACTTCGGCACCCACACGTTCGACCGCACGATTCTCGCGATCGTCCTCGCGTTCTTCTTCTGCGCGATCAACGTCTACGCGCTTAGCTACCGCAAGCTGTTCCAGCGCGTCGTGCAGGCACGCGTCGATCAGCAGGCGCTCGCCGAATCGCTCGCTGCGCAAAAGCTCGTCGCCGAGGAAGCGAGCCTCGCGAAGACGCGCTTCTTCGCCGCCGCGAGTCACGATCTGCGCCAGCCGCTGCATGCGATCGGCTTGCTCGCGGCGTCGCTGAACGACACGTCGGCGACGCCCGTGCAGCACGCGAAGACGGCCAATAACATTGCCAACAATGTCGAGGCGCTGAACCAGCTGTTCAACCAGGTGCTCGACCTGGCGCGGCTCGAAAGCGGCGTCACGCAGGTCATCAGGCTGCATTTCCGGCTGTCCGAACTGTTCGATCGCGTCGGCAACCAGTATTGGCCGCAGGCGGCCGCGAAAGGGCTCGCGCTGCGCATCGCGCCGACGGACACCGTGATTCACGACGACCCCGTGCTGCTGGAGCGGATCCTGAGCAACCTGCTGTCGAACGCGGTGCGCTATACGGAAAGCGGCGCGATCTGGATGGGCTTCCGGCGCGCGGGGCGGAGCGAGGGCGGCTATATCGAAGTGCGCGACTCGGGCATCGGTATTCCGCGGGCCGAGCAAGGGCGCATCTTCGAAGAGTTCTATCAGGTCGCCAATCCGCAGCGTGACGCGCGGCAAGGGCATGGTCTCGGGCTGCCGACCGTCAAGCGGCTCGTCGAGATGCTGGGCGGGCAGCTGCAATTGCGCTCGGCGCCGGGGCGCGGCTCGGTGTTCCGGTTCCCGGTGCAGGCGGGCGATCCGGCGCGGATCGTCGCCGGGCTGAACGATTCCGTCGCGAGCGGAGGGGCGGCGCTCGGGCGCCACGTGCTGTGCATCGACGACGAGCCGGCGATCCTCGAAGGCATACAGAGCCTGCTGGGCCGCTGGGGATGTATCGTGCGCGGCGTGCCCGACGAGCGTCTCGCGCTGCTGGCCATCGACGAAGGCTTCATGCCCGATGCCGTGCTCTGCGACTATCAGCTGGCGAACCACCGGACGGGCGCGCAGGCGCTCGGCGCGGTTCGCGACGCGCTCCGAAAGCGTGGCCGCGAGCGCGTGGTGACGCTGCTGATCACGGGCGATATGGCGTCGGTCGAACTGGAGGCGCTGGCGATGCAGGGCATCCCCGTGTTGCACAAGCCCGTGACGCCCGCGCGGCTGCGCCGCACGCTGGAGATGCTATGGCAGCAGCCGGGCGCGGTGGCAGACAAGCCGGGTGACCGCGCGGAATCTGTGACTTCTGAACAGCCGTTGACGACCCGCGGCTGA